One Aegilops tauschii subsp. strangulata cultivar AL8/78 chromosome 2, Aet v6.0, whole genome shotgun sequence genomic window, CTTCTTGAAGAAGCCGTCATTGTGCTCCTCTATGTGTCAGGGTTCCAGGTGAAGACCTTCATTCATGCTGGACTCGACAGCGGCGATTCTTTGCGCCGTTTTCCCTTGTGAGAGGGTGTTGTCGTGGAACCTAGGTGTTTAGGGCTTTGCGTGGCATTGCACTCCGATCTTCCTATGTCTCTTTTTGTTGCATAGTCACGTGCGTCTTGAGTGCTCCGATTATCTTGGGATCGGCAGTGTTTGAGGGCTACCTCACCTCGGCGTATAGTTCGGCCGCGTACAATGATTGATCagtgctttatatataaagagGGGCGAAAGCCTGTTTCGAGTAAATGTTGGAAGTGCTATCATCCTTTTTAAAAATGTAAGACAATATCCGTATTTCCATATTCGAATGTAATCTCCCAAATCTTTAGACAATGTCTGTAGTGACTAGTTTTTTTTCCCTTTGAGGCGAGTCTCAGGTGACTAGTGAATGTCCAAAAAAGGCCTAATAAGACGACAAAGCATTAAGAATCGAAGAAAAAATATTGTATAAAAAGTGAAAAGGCCCACGTATATTGTATAGTACTCCTGCGGCGTCCTGTCCCGACCAACCGGCCCAAATATCGGAACGGAGCCCTAGGTCTGACACAGAGAGTGTGTATTCACTGGTGGAGTACCTATATAGGGCATCCAAATTTCGATCGAGGTCACGCCGCCAACCCCAAATCCATTCCCGTCTCTCTTCCCCGGCCGCCGCTCTGCCCTCTCCTGAAACTCACACCGTCGGCCGCCTCTCTGACCTCTCCTTCGACGTCATGGACCTACTCATGGACCGCATCCTACGTTGCCTCCCAGCTCCACCTGAGCCAATCACCAACACCACCGGCGCCCTCCCTCTCCCTGCAGCTTTCGAGGACATCCAGCGCCGGCGCGTCAACATCAGCGCCCTCGCCGAGGACATCCAGCGCCAGATCGTCTCCAAGCTCCCCATGAAGGAGGCCGGCCGCACCACCGTGCTGTCCTCTGGCTGGAGATACATCTGGCGCTCCACCCCGCTCGACCTCGACGCCAACAGCCTGATCCCCAGCGGTGACAACGGATCTGATGACCCCGACGCCGTGGTGAGCCGCGTCTCCCAGGTCATCGGCTCCCACGAGGGCCCATTCCGATCCGTCCACCTCAACAGCAAGGCCATCCTACACCAGAAGTCCAAGCTCAGGGAGTGGTTCCAGGCCTTGGCTAGGAAGGGCGTGCAGGATCTGGTCTTCGTCAACGCTGGTCCCTCCTCTTCATCAGTCTTCCTGAAGAGATTCTGCAGTGCACCTCCCTGGTGCGTCTCTACGTCGCCGTGTGCAACTTCCCGTACACCGGCCTGCGCCCTGCCGCCGACGTCCGGTTCCTCGAGCTGCTGGAGCTCGGCCTGTGCTCCGTCGGCTTATGCGAGGTAGACTTGGACCGTGTGCTCGCCGGTAGTCCCAAGCTGGAGAAGCTGGCTTTCGTCTGCGGCCGCGTGGCGCTGACCCGCATCGACCTCGTTAGTCCCAGACTGAGATGCGTGCTGTTCTGGCACGCCGTTCCGTCACATCAGCTCGCCGTGGTGGACGCGCCGCGCCTTGAGCGCATCATACTCTGGGAGGACGACGCATACTGCAAGACCCCCGCCAAGATCAAGATTGGAAGTGCTCCGCTGCTTCGGGCTATTGGCTACCTCAACCCCACATTGCATGTGCTCCAGATTGGGGACGAACTAATCATGGTACGTATGTGTTCTCAAATTTCAAATGGATTGTTTATAATTCTGTCCATGCTGCTATATGCCTACTTGCACCGTGCTTGTTTACTGTCCAATTTTTTTATATTCCTGATCAGAAAATGCACAAAAGCATACATGTGTAGTGTACGTTCACTGATACACTAGCAGTGTGCTGGGTTAACGTTTAACGGATGTTAGGAATAAATTCTTGATTTGACAAAATGTTAATTCTACTTAAAGTTAGGCAATGGGCGATAATGTGATTTAGGACAATCATATATTTCTTCAGTTTACAAATACATGGGTCGACGGACAGCCTAGCAATAAAAAAGGGGACATATATGATACCTAATCAAATTGTTAATAACTTTTGTGCTACTAATGTTTTCTTAATAAAATTAGAGAAAAAGTACTTTCTACATATTATTATACAAACATATGAATTTCTCTACTGCTTACCATAGGAAGGGATAGCTATATATTTTTTCACTAAGTTCGTTAGTGGGGGTAACAACGACTAAATAAGATACAGAAGAAAATGAGTTGAATGACATCGGATgtcggaataaccttaccaaccTTCGAAAGTTTGAAGTACAATATATACTATATAGATGATGTCTCGATCACAAACAACTGTTAGTCAGTCAGAGAATAATGCGGTGGACTGAGAAACCTTATCACATGCGAAAATCAACTTGCATGCTAATTCAAGAAAAAAAA contains:
- the LOC109773951 gene encoding F-box/FBD/LRR-repeat protein At1g13570-like, with amino-acid sequence MDLLMDRILRCLPAPPEPITNTTGALPLPAAFEDIQRRRVNISALAEDIQRQIVSKLPMKEAGRTTVLSSGWRYIWRSTPLDLDANSLIPSGDNGSDDPDAVVSRVSQVIGSHEGPFRSVHLNSKAILHQKSKLREWFQALARKGVQDLCTSLVRLYVAVCNFPYTGLRPAADVRFLELLELGLCSVGLCEVDLDRVLAGSPKLEKLAFVCGRVALTRIDLVSPRLRCVLFWHAVPSHQLAVVDAPRLERIILWEDDAYCKTPAKIKIGSAPLLRAIGYLNPTLHVLQIGDELIMAGTSASPTAEVPSVNILAIDFQFGAAKEERMVLSFLTCFPRIQILHVKNGGSLFKTFVDSDGTLWKKKIDPIKSVKSTIEKIVLYGFCGGDSELSFFKSILKSANKLKEICIVFSDDVFSTGTEADMDEKWRRAAASVELANVTLQIFRVHKHYTWNYKTASDLLLSDPFDCLT